TCTGAAATGGCCTGTGCAGCCACTTCACCTGCTATGCGTCCTCCGGTCATTCCACTGATGATACCTCCACCATCCAGGGGATTTACCATTCCTGCAGCGTCTCCAGTGATGAGGACGTTATCAGTAACCAGGTCTTTGTGGAGTCCTCCCACGGGATCGCCACCCACATTCAATTCAACAGGCTGTGCATTCTGGGTGGCAGGGTATTTATCCACAAATTCCAGAAGATGCTGGTAGGCTGTTTTATCGGTTTTGGTGCTGAGAATTCCTAAACCCACGTTGGCTATATCTTCACCTTTGGGGAATATCCAGGCATAACCACCAGGAGCTGCACTTCCAAATATGAGTTCCAGGCAGCCAGGTTGTTTCATATCCACACCCACCATTTCAAACTGGGCGCAGGATTCCATGTTACCTGGTTTTAAACCGGTTTTAAGACCTGCCCATCTACCCACTCTTGATTCTGGTCCATCGGCACCGATGACTATTTTGGCTTTTATTTCAAATGCATTTCCCATATGTTCCAGATTGACAATGATCCCATCATTTTCTTTGCTCATGCCAGTAGCTATGGTTTTAACCATGATCTGGGCACCGGCGCGGGCTGCATCCATGGCCATGTGTTTATCGAAGACTTTCCTCTCCAGAACATAACCCATTTCAGATAACTTCACTTTATCTTCGTCTAAGAGCACGTCGGTTCCATTGGGTGAAACCAGACGCACTTTATTAATGTCACTGGTTATCCAACGGGGATTGGGAGTTATTCCCAGTTTTTTTAACCCATCTTTGGATACACCTTCAGCACATCTTTTAGGGGCTCCAATTTCTGATTTTTTATCGACTAGGAGTACTTTTGCTCCGTTTAAAGCTGCATGTTTGGCTGCTATGGAACCGGCAGGACCAGCTCCTATAATTAGAATATCTGTTTCCAACATTTAAACCACCTGTTTCTCCAGAGCCTTGACCGGACATACCTGGATACATATTTTGCAGTCTTTACATTCTTTTTCATTGAATTCCAGTGTTAGTTCTCGCACTTGGATGAGGTTCCGGGGGCAGACACCGGCACACTCCCCACAGTACATGCACCATTCTTTGACTATCATAACATCACCATATCCATCTGCTGATGGGATGGGTTTTAAACAGAAACCAATAACCATCAGTTATATTAATAACCAGTGGTTATTTTCATTTATAAATGTTTTCATTTTTAATGTGAAAAAATTCTGGTATAAAACAGGATTCAGTATATATATGTTAATGAATTTTTAGACTCTAAAACTAATTAAAGAATTTTAAAAAATAAAAAAAAAGTTGTGGATTATTTAAATCCACATTTATCTATTATAATACCATTCTGCTTATAAAGCAGGAATGATTAAGTCCCTTTCTCCGCCAGGTAAGAATTCGCGTAGTGCACCTTTGGCGATGGATTTCCTTGGGTGTGCGAAGTCGAATGCCAGGTCCTTATCAGCAAATGCGACTTTTATCAGAGGGTTGACACAGAATGCGTCTCCTCTAGCTGCGTGAGGTGCCTGGGCAATACCTGCGTATTCTGGCTGGTGACCCACGTTCATGGCGTAGTTAGGGTAGTTAGGACCACGTAGTTCGTGGATTAAACCTTCGTCACTCCTGATGGAAAGAGAGTTGGATGCTCCACACTGGTCTTGTAGGTCGTAACCGTAGAAACCGAGTCTGCTGTGTACTTCTTTGTGGAGTATCTGGCTTAAATACCATCCGTTGATTCCAGCGTTGGAGTTCCCGGTTGCAAATGCAACGGAACATCCAGCAGCAGCGGAAACAACTGCGGCTCTCTGTGAACCTCCAAAGTGGTCTTCCAGGAGAGCAGGGGTATCGTATTGTTCCAGTCCGTACATGGTTACTTCAGCAGCTATGTCGTGAACCACTTCAGTGCTTGCTTCGGTTCCGACAACACCGTATTTACCGTCTACGTATTCCATACCGTAGTAGATAAAGTCGTCCAGAATATCGTCAGTGTAAGCTGCGGTTGCGTACTGGGTGAAACCTACTCCACCAGACATGTATGAACCGAGCCAGATCTGGTCGTAGATAGTGGCTGCGGCAGCGATAACTTCCAGAGTTACTTCTGCTGGATCTTCGGATATTCGGGAGGTCTGTACCATATCAGCCATTACACCGAAGGAAATACCTCCAGGCTCGTTTGGCCCTCTTGCTCTTCGTGCTGGGAGAATGCTTCCCATGGATATAACGTCAGCGTGTTTTGCTGCGTATGAGAAATCAGCTATTGCTGCTTCACCTGCACACAGTTTGTACGCGGCGATGAAACTCATACCGATCTGCATTGCAGACCATCGGGATACAGTACCACCGTCACAGGTTCGGACCACTAGGGAAGGAACTCTGCTGATCTGGTAGGTTTTGTTACCGATGTATTCTTTGAGCATTTTAGCCTGTTCTTCTGGGAATTCCTTGTTGATGTCAATTACGAATCGGGAGTCCAGTTCATCGACCAGATTGTCGTCACCAGTGAAGAGTTTAGCGTAACAGTCGCCTACGAGACCAGGGTGAACTTCTACCATGTGTTCCTGAACCACTGCACCACCAGGTAGTGCGTGGTTGATGGTTTCCATGTACTCGTTGATGGTTTCGGGGGTAACTTCCACACCTAAACGTTTTTCCAGTACAGAGTGAGCGGTGTCCATTCCCACGATGATGGTCCTTTTAATGTCGTCTGAGAGTTGCTGGATTGCTGCGTTGTTACAGAAGTGCAGGTCGTCTCCTTCCACATAGGTGTCAGTACCTGAAACTTTGTAAGCCATTAATTTACGCTGACCCAGTGGTACTCCAATGTCTGGGTTGTAGAATGGGATGCCCCTTTCTTTTTCAATCTTTTTAGCGTATTCATCAAACTCTCTTTTTCGAGGGGATTGTTTCCATCCACCGAAACAGTAAAAGTCAGTGTGATTCTCTTTGGGATCTTCATCAAATTTACTTTGTAAAGCTTTTAAGAAGAGCTTCTTTTCATTGTTCATTTGTCATCACCCAGTTTTGCTTTTAAATCGTTTTTAAAAACTCCTAATCCGTATCCACCATCAGTTCGGGCTTCGTGAATAGTTAAAACTGCTTCAAGAGCTTCTTTATCTTCTCTCATACCTACGTTGTCACTTCGGTAAATGGTGGTGATTTCTTTGAGGTGATCTTCGTCCAGTGGTTCACCTACATCCACAGGTGTGTCCAGTGGTCGTCCTACCTGGTCTTTGACGTAGGATACTTTACCGGTTTCTTCGTTGTAGACATATCTCTGCAGAGCATCGAACATGAGTCCGTTTTCATCCAGCCTTAGGGAGTGACCGTGTACAGTTGCTCCTCTTAGACCGGTCTTTGCAGGGTCAAAGAATTCAGTTTCCAGTAATGTTTTTGAAATTTTTTCCAGATCCAGTTCTCGGATTTCAATAACCTGTCGTCCGGATAGGGTTCCTGTGTCCACTCCTCGGAACCTGGACATGTAGGTTCGGGCCCTGTCGTAAGGGTGTGCAGGAGCGTTGTACATTGAATCGGTAAACTGGATGTATCTGGTCCTTCCACCTTCTTTTGCTCCAGGGATGGGTTCTACCAGATCTTTCATCAAGTCTTCATCGAAATCCATTTCATCTAATGGAGGGTGTACTGATTTGTAGCTTTCTCCAGGATTTCTGTGACCTAAAACGCTAACAATATCTTCATCATTAATACTTCTGATTGTTTTCATCTCAAAATCAGGATCCATGTGGTTCCTACGATTTTGAGCTATTTTTGTTTCTCCAGGGGTGTACTGGGGTTTGTATGACATGTTCAATCA
The DNA window shown above is from Methanobacterium sp. and carries:
- a CDS encoding NAD(P)/FAD-dependent oxidoreductase, which encodes MLETDILIIGAGPAGSIAAKHAALNGAKVLLVDKKSEIGAPKRCAEGVSKDGLKKLGITPNPRWITSDINKVRLVSPNGTDVLLDEDKVKLSEMGYVLERKVFDKHMAMDAARAGAQIMVKTIATGMSKENDGIIVNLEHMGNAFEIKAKIVIGADGPESRVGRWAGLKTGLKPGNMESCAQFEMVGVDMKQPGCLELIFGSAAPGGYAWIFPKGEDIANVGLGILSTKTDKTAYQHLLEFVDKYPATQNAQPVELNVGGDPVGGLHKDLVTDNVLITGDAAGMVNPLDGGGIISGMTGGRIAGEVAAQAISDGDYSKKNLKEYQKHCQKEIGDSFKKYLKAKEYLLSLSDKELDSIADAFNESDFDRISPTDLLKVLVKVSPKAMLKLGKLF
- a CDS encoding 4Fe-4S binding protein; this encodes MIVKEWCMYCGECAGVCPRNLIQVRELTLEFNEKECKDCKICIQVCPVKALEKQVV
- the mcrA gene encoding coenzyme-B sulfoethylthiotransferase subunit alpha, which encodes MNNEKKLFLKALQSKFDEDPKENHTDFYCFGGWKQSPRKREFDEYAKKIEKERGIPFYNPDIGVPLGQRKLMAYKVSGTDTYVEGDDLHFCNNAAIQQLSDDIKRTIIVGMDTAHSVLEKRLGVEVTPETINEYMETINHALPGGAVVQEHMVEVHPGLVGDCYAKLFTGDDNLVDELDSRFVIDINKEFPEEQAKMLKEYIGNKTYQISRVPSLVVRTCDGGTVSRWSAMQIGMSFIAAYKLCAGEAAIADFSYAAKHADVISMGSILPARRARGPNEPGGISFGVMADMVQTSRISEDPAEVTLEVIAAAATIYDQIWLGSYMSGGVGFTQYATAAYTDDILDDFIYYGMEYVDGKYGVVGTEASTEVVHDIAAEVTMYGLEQYDTPALLEDHFGGSQRAAVVSAAAGCSVAFATGNSNAGINGWYLSQILHKEVHSRLGFYGYDLQDQCGASNSLSIRSDEGLIHELRGPNYPNYAMNVGHQPEYAGIAQAPHAARGDAFCVNPLIKVAFADKDLAFDFAHPRKSIAKGALREFLPGGERDLIIPAL
- the mcrG gene encoding coenzyme-B sulfoethylthiotransferase subunit gamma; the protein is MSYKPQYTPGETKIAQNRRNHMDPDFEMKTIRSINDEDIVSVLGHRNPGESYKSVHPPLDEMDFDEDLMKDLVEPIPGAKEGGRTRYIQFTDSMYNAPAHPYDRARTYMSRFRGVDTGTLSGRQVIEIRELDLEKISKTLLETEFFDPAKTGLRGATVHGHSLRLDENGLMFDALQRYVYNEETGKVSYVKDQVGRPLDTPVDVGEPLDEDHLKEITTIYRSDNVGMREDKEALEAVLTIHEARTDGGYGLGVFKNDLKAKLGDDK